In Candidatus Zixiibacteriota bacterium, the DNA window GCCGTTATCGCTAATTATGCTTGATGTTGACTGGTTCAAGAAATTCAACGATACTTATGGCCATGAAGTCGGTAATTTAGTATTGAAAGGTATTACCGCCGTCGTCAAAAAATGTATCCGGGATGTTGACATCTTTTGCCGTTATGGCGGAGAAGAGTTTGTGATAATACTGCCGCAGACACCGCAGGTGGAGGTCGCCCGTATCGGCGAACGGATTCGCCAGCAGATTGAAGAATCGACTTTTGGTGGTGGCGGCAATATTCCCGAATTGAAAGTTACCGTCTCCGTGGGGGTAACTTCCTTCCCGGAGAACGGCAAATCGCACGATGAAATCCTCTCGGTGGTGGACCAGGCGCTGTATCGCGCCAAGGGCGCCGGGAAAAACCTGGTTTGTGTGATATGATTGAGCGAATCGGACAGATTATCCTCTGCGGGTTCGATACTCCCGAACCGTCCGATGAATTTCTGGAATTTGTCAACACCGAGAATGTCGGCGGAGTAATTCTGTTTGAGGAAAATGCCAATCCTCATATCATGGCGGAGAGCTCTATAAAATCTATCATTTCAGCCGGCTCGGTCATACCGTTCATTGCCGTAGACCAGGAGGGAGGCCGGGTCTGCCGTTTCCGGGGAGCGCCGGCGGAGTTTGATTCCCCTGCCGAATATGGACGGCTTGCCAATCTCGAGCTCTTTTCCGAGCAGTTCGGCCGCGCCGCTTATTATCTTCACTCCCTCGGCGTAAACCTCTTCTTCGGTCCGGTGGCAGACCTACAGATTAATCCCGAG includes these proteins:
- a CDS encoding glycoside hydrolase family 3 N-terminal domain-containing protein, encoding MIERIGQIILCGFDTPEPSDEFLEFVNTENVGGVILFEENANPHIMAESSIKSIISAGSVIPFIAVDQEGGRVCRFRGAPAEFDSPAEYGRLANLELFSEQFGRAAYYLHSLGVNLFFGPVADLQINPENRCLEGRTFGSNPARVIPFIEKAIKIASRAGILSCLKHFPGFGAAANDPHQEIAVA